Part of the Acidimicrobiia bacterium genome is shown below.
AACCCGAAAAGTCGGCGAAGATTTGAACTGCATAGGCATAGATTCCGGTCAGCACCTCCAAAGCGCTGAAGTTCTGAGGCGAGGCGAACACAGGGTCGACCAGGCCCGTCGCCAGAGTGTTGGCGACGACGACCTTTTTGAAGAGGCCAGCTGCGATCAAGGCGAACCCGGCGGCCCCTTGCACCCGGCGGGGATCGTGTCGCTCCTTCAGTTGGGGCAGAAATTCAGAGCCGCGCACAATAGGGCCGGCGACCAGGTGCGGAAAGAACGACACGAACACGGCGAAATCGAGCAGAGGAACCGGCTCGAGCTTCCGACGGTAGATATCGATCGTGTAGCTAAGAGACTGAAACGTGAAGAACGAGATCCCAACCGGAAGGACCATGTTCAAGATCGGCAAAGGAAGGTCGATTCCGAGCGGACGGGCCAGGTTGATCAACGAGCTGGCGAAGAAGTCGTAGTACTTGAAATAGGCGACCACCCCCAAGCTCACGACAACGCCGAGTATCAGCAGGAGGCGGCGTCGGCGGGGGTCCGTAGTCCGGTGAATCGAACCGCCGACGGTGTGATCGACCACCGTTGTGAACGCCAGAAGGCCCAGAAACCGCCAATCCCAGTATCCATAGAAGAAATAGCTGGCAGACAGCATGAAGAGCTTCCACTGGCGGGGATGAGGCATCAACAGCCAGTTGGCGGTCAAGACGACCGCGAAGAAGATGGCGAATTGAATAGTGGGAAAGATCACTGAAGGCGCCAGATGCTATCGGCTCGCCCGGATCCCGTTCGGGCATCCGACCTGGTCACCCCTCTTCCTCCTCCTCGGCGGCAGGGACCTTCACCCCGGTCTCCGGCCGAGAAGACAAGGAGAAAAGGGACACTGGCAAGGTCGCTTGGATCCGGGTGCGCCTTGCCCTGCCCAAGCTGTCGGACCGGGCT
Proteins encoded:
- a CDS encoding MBOAT family protein encodes the protein MIFPTIQFAIFFAVVLTANWLLMPHPRQWKLFMLSASYFFYGYWDWRFLGLLAFTTVVDHTVGGSIHRTTDPRRRRLLLILGVVVSLGVVAYFKYYDFFASSLINLARPLGIDLPLPILNMVLPVGISFFTFQSLSYTIDIYRRKLEPVPLLDFAVFVSFFPHLVAGPIVRGSEFLPQLKERHDPRRVQGAAGFALIAAGLFKKVVVANTLATGLVDPVFASPQNFSALEVLTGIYAYAVQIFADFSG